Proteins encoded within one genomic window of Bombus terrestris chromosome 11, iyBomTerr1.2, whole genome shotgun sequence:
- the LOC125385998 gene encoding 40S ribosomal protein S6-like: MKLNVSYPATGCQKLFEISDEHKLRIFYEKRMGAEVEADALGNEWKGYVVRISGGNDKQGFPMKQGVLTNGRVRLLLSKGHSCYRPRRDGERKRKSVRGCIVDSNLSVLALVIVKKGEKDIPDLTDKEVPRRLGPKRASKIRKLFNLSKEDDVRRFVVKRPIQKEGKPQRSKAPKIQRLITPLTLQRKRHRLALKTKRCLARKQQAAEYAKLLAQRQKEAKNRHQEELKRRRSASIRDSKSGSQSAPAIQK; encoded by the exons ATGAAG TTGAACGTATCGTATCCTGCAACAGGATGTCAAAAACTGTTTGAAATCTCCGATGAACATAAGctgagaattttttatgaaaagcgtATGGGCGCAGAAGTAGAGGCTGATGCTCTCGGTAACGAATGGAAGGGATATGTCGTTCGTATCTCCGGCGGCAATGATAAACAAGGATTTCCTATGAAACAGGGCGTTCTGACTAATG GGCGCGTACGTTTATTGCTCTCAAAAGGACATTCATGCTACAGACCTAGACGTGATGGTGAGCGTAAACGTAAATCTGTCCGTGGATGCATAGTCGATTCCAACCTTTCAGTACTCGCTCTCGTCATTgtcaaaaaaggagaaaag GATATCCCGGATTTAACTGACAAGGAAGTCCCACGCCGTTTAGGACCCAAGAGAGCGAGCAAAATTCGCAAACTATTTAACTTATCGAAGGAAGATGATGTCCGTCGATTCGTTGTGAAACGACCAATTCAAAAAGAGGGCAAACCACAGCGGTCGAAAGCCCCTAAAATTCAACGTCTTATTACCCCACTTACACTCCAg agaAAGAGGCATAGACTGGCTCTAAAGACGAAGCGTTGCTTGGCTCGCAAGCAACAAGCAGCAGAATATGCGAAGCTGTTAGCACAACGGCAAAAGGAAGCTAAGAATAGACATCAAGAAGAACTAAAGCGAAGACGTAGTGCTTCTATACGAGATTCCAAATCGGGCAGTCAGTCTGCACCCGCCATTCAAAAGTAA
- the LOC100646070 gene encoding 40S ribosomal protein S6 has product MGAEVEADALGNEWKGYVVRISGGNDKQGFPMKQGVLTNGRVRLLLSKGHSCYRPRRDGERKRKSVHGCIVDSNLSVLALVIVKKGEKDIPDLTDKEVPRRLGPKRASKIRKLFNLSKEDDVRRFVVKRPIQKEGKPQRSKAPKIQRLITPLTLQRKRHRLALKTKRCLARKQQAAEYAKLLAQRQKEAKNRHQEELKRRRSASIRDSKSGSQSAPAIQK; this is encoded by the exons ATGGGCGCAGAAGTAGAGGCTGATGCTCTCGGTAACGAATGGAAGGGATATGTCGTTCGTATCTCCGGCGGCAATGATAAACAAGGATTTCCTATGAAACAGGGCGTTCTGACTAATG GGCGCGTACGTTTATTGCTCTCAAAAGGACATTCATGCTACAGACCTAGACGTGATGGTGAGCGTAAACGTAAATCTGTCCATGGATGCATAGTCGATTCCAACCTTTCAGTACTCGCTCTCGTCATTgtcaaaaaaggagaaaag GATATCCCGGATTTAACTGACAAGGAAGTCCCACGCCGTTTAGGACCCAAGAGAGCGAGCAAAATTCGCAAACTATTTAACTTATCGAAGGAAGATGATGTCCGTCGATTCGTTGTGAAACGACCAATTCAAAAAGAGGGCAAACCACAGCGGTCGAAAGCCCCTAAAATTCAACGTCTTATTACCCCACTTACACTCCAg agaAAGAGGCATAGACTGGCTCTAAAGACGAAGCGTTGCTTGGCTCGCAAGCAACAAGCAGCAGAATATGCGAAGCTGTTAGCACAACGGCAAAAGGAAGCTAAGAATAGACATCAAGAAGAACTAAAGCGAAGACGTAGTGCTTCTATACGAGATTCCAAATCGGGCAGTCAGTCTGCACCCGCCATTCAAAAGTAA